A part of Larkinella insperata genomic DNA contains:
- a CDS encoding SusC/RagA family TonB-linked outer membrane protein — protein sequence MADQPEHLCMAQGKQRSRIAALLLSLTFILCLTQFQAFAQGRTVSGTVRSAEDNSALPGVTVQIKGSNRGGTTDADGKYSLANVPDNATLVFSFIGMTTQEAAVSNRSTVDVTLKGDQQQLQEVVVVGYGTQRVKDATGSVIALGTQDFNKGVIASPEQLLQGRAAGIQVTPASGEPGAGVNIRIRGTTSVRSNNNPLFVVDGVPLDGGDVSDGGRDYGAGTQAARNPLNFLNPEDIENISVLKDASAAAIYGARGANGVVLITTKKGKAGQKTFNISANTSIGSTLRRYDLLTAGEYAGAVTAAGGDASSPAVNAKAATDWQKEIFRTSISQNYNVSYGGGNDDTRYYMSLGYSDIQGVIKKSDLRRITGRINATHELFNDKVVLDLQLTTSGVNDVYVPNSDNAGFEGNLIAAAIQSNPTYPVRDAQGRFFTPEGYNAQGQPQGNSFRNPVSLLEMIDDQGRTRRTLGNIGATWRIIEGLSYKFNLGLDNSVSERRTSIRRNIPGFDIPNKAGRAIIQNRDRSSTLLEHTLNYNRKLGPGNFDGLLGFAYQKFQNRGAFIQAEQFLPEADEFFPYANNISAVNNQGSTKAYFAGSDRNQSELQSYFGRVNYNINDRYLLTATVRVDGSSKFGPNNKYGAFPSFAGAWRVSDEAFLAGKGVDLKLRANWGRTGNQEFPPNLTQFRRGFDPNNAASSPDITPNPNLRWESTRQWGIGADLGFLSGRLTATIDFFNKNTSDLLFEALYAQPAPARSRWINLDANVVNRGIELGINYDVLTGQDFTWSISANGTYLKNEVTNFNGLYNTGAINGQGLSGAYAQRIVGGRPLFSFFMPTFTGYDDQGFGVYTDPSLGLSYQGTAIPNYNWGLTNNFGYKNWGLTMFWSGAGGNYIYNNTANAIFTKGNLRNGRNVTKDVASSSENAVNPPLVSTRFLEKGDFGRLSNLVVSYNLPLPKSSAIRTLRFSLTGQNLLLITGYSGLDPEVNTNKAIDGIPSLGIDYTSYPSQRVFTFGINAGF from the coding sequence ATGGCGGATCAGCCTGAGCATCTCTGTATGGCTCAGGGTAAACAAAGAAGCCGCATCGCGGCCCTCCTGTTATCCCTTACGTTCATTCTCTGTCTGACCCAGTTCCAGGCATTTGCCCAGGGCCGAACCGTATCCGGAACCGTCCGATCTGCTGAAGACAATTCCGCCCTCCCCGGTGTAACAGTTCAAATCAAAGGGTCCAACCGCGGGGGAACGACCGATGCAGATGGAAAGTACAGCCTGGCCAACGTTCCCGACAACGCGACCCTGGTGTTTAGCTTCATCGGTATGACCACTCAGGAAGCGGCCGTAAGCAATCGCTCCACCGTTGATGTTACGCTCAAAGGAGATCAGCAGCAATTGCAGGAAGTGGTGGTTGTCGGATACGGTACGCAACGGGTGAAGGATGCCACCGGTAGCGTGATTGCGCTGGGAACGCAGGACTTCAACAAAGGGGTTATTGCCTCGCCGGAGCAACTATTGCAAGGCCGTGCCGCCGGTATTCAGGTAACCCCGGCCAGTGGCGAACCCGGTGCCGGAGTTAACATCCGGATTCGGGGTACTACCTCGGTTCGTAGTAACAACAATCCGCTGTTTGTTGTCGACGGTGTCCCGCTGGACGGTGGTGACGTGTCGGACGGTGGACGCGACTACGGCGCCGGGACCCAGGCCGCCCGGAACCCCCTGAACTTTTTGAACCCGGAGGACATCGAAAACATTTCCGTTCTGAAAGATGCCTCAGCGGCCGCAATCTACGGTGCTCGGGGTGCCAATGGGGTTGTATTGATTACCACCAAAAAAGGAAAAGCCGGTCAGAAGACCTTCAACATCAGCGCCAATACCAGTATCGGTTCTACCCTGAGACGGTATGACCTGCTGACGGCGGGTGAGTACGCGGGCGCTGTAACCGCAGCGGGTGGTGACGCCAGTTCTCCGGCGGTAAATGCCAAAGCCGCTACCGACTGGCAAAAGGAGATTTTCCGGACCTCCATCTCGCAGAACTACAATGTAAGCTACGGTGGTGGTAACGATGACACCCGTTATTACATGTCACTCGGTTACTCCGACATTCAGGGGGTTATTAAAAAATCAGACCTGAGACGGATCACCGGTCGTATCAATGCCACGCACGAACTGTTCAACGATAAAGTCGTACTTGACCTGCAACTGACGACCTCGGGCGTCAACGACGTTTATGTACCCAACAGCGATAACGCCGGTTTTGAAGGAAACCTGATCGCTGCGGCCATTCAGTCGAACCCGACGTACCCGGTACGGGATGCGCAGGGCCGCTTCTTTACGCCGGAAGGCTACAACGCCCAGGGCCAGCCACAGGGTAACTCATTCCGTAACCCGGTTTCACTGCTGGAGATGATCGACGACCAGGGCCGCACGCGCCGGACGCTGGGTAACATCGGAGCTACCTGGCGCATCATCGAGGGCCTGTCGTACAAATTCAACCTGGGTCTGGACAACTCCGTGTCGGAGCGCCGGACGTCGATTCGCCGAAACATTCCGGGTTTTGACATCCCGAACAAAGCCGGACGCGCCATCATCCAAAACCGCGACCGCAGCTCAACCCTTCTGGAACATACCCTGAACTACAACCGGAAACTAGGACCGGGTAATTTCGACGGTTTGCTGGGTTTTGCTTATCAGAAATTCCAGAACCGGGGCGCCTTTATTCAGGCCGAGCAGTTTCTACCCGAAGCCGACGAGTTTTTCCCGTATGCCAACAACATCAGCGCCGTTAACAACCAGGGAAGCACGAAGGCTTACTTCGCCGGATCAGACCGCAACCAGAGTGAATTGCAGTCGTATTTCGGCCGGGTAAACTACAACATCAACGACCGGTATTTATTAACGGCTACCGTTCGGGTGGACGGATCGTCGAAATTCGGACCTAACAACAAATACGGCGCGTTCCCGTCGTTTGCCGGTGCTTGGCGGGTTTCTGACGAAGCGTTCTTGGCCGGTAAAGGCGTGGATCTGAAACTTCGCGCGAACTGGGGGCGGACGGGTAACCAGGAGTTCCCACCGAACCTGACGCAGTTCCGCCGGGGATTCGACCCCAACAACGCGGCCTCCTCGCCCGACATTACGCCCAACCCCAACCTGCGCTGGGAATCAACCCGCCAGTGGGGAATTGGTGCCGACCTGGGCTTCCTGAGCGGCCGCCTGACTGCCACAATCGACTTCTTCAACAAGAACACGAGCGACCTGCTCTTCGAAGCGCTCTATGCCCAACCCGCTCCGGCCCGTTCACGCTGGATCAACCTCGACGCCAACGTGGTTAACCGTGGTATTGAGTTAGGCATCAACTACGACGTTTTGACGGGTCAGGATTTCACCTGGTCGATTTCTGCGAATGGAACGTACCTGAAGAATGAGGTTACTAACTTCAACGGTCTTTACAACACGGGTGCTATCAACGGACAAGGTCTGTCGGGTGCTTATGCCCAGCGCATCGTTGGCGGCCGTCCGCTGTTCTCCTTCTTCATGCCAACCTTTACCGGATACGATGATCAGGGTTTCGGGGTTTACACCGATCCGTCTTTGGGCCTGAGCTACCAGGGAACCGCGATCCCGAATTACAACTGGGGTCTGACCAACAACTTCGGTTACAAAAACTGGGGTCTGACCATGTTCTGGTCTGGAGCGGGCGGCAACTACATTTACAACAACACAGCTAACGCTATTTTCACGAAAGGAAACCTGCGCAACGGCCGGAACGTCACGAAAGACGTGGCTTCCAGCAGTGAAAATGCCGTTAACCCCCCTCTGGTTTCAACTCGTTTCCTGGAAAAAGGCGATTTCGGTCGGCTTTCCAACTTAGTGGTTAGCTACAACCTGCCGCTGCCCAAGAGCAGTGCAATCCGTACGCTGCGGTTTTCGTTAACGGGCCAGAACCTGCTGTTGATCACGGGTTATTCGGGTCTGGATCCGGAAGTTAACACCAATAAAGCAATCGACGGCATTCCGTCATTGGGGATCGACTACACCTCGTATCCCTCTCAGCGCGTGTTTACGTTTGGCATCAACGCCGGATTCTAA